The Mucilaginibacter rubeus genomic interval TGTATATATAATATGTTTCGATTTCATGATAATTGTAATTTGTTATTATAAAGTGATATCCAAACCAGCCATAAACGTGCGGGCCTGAGGATAAAGCCCCATATCAATGCCGCCGCTTATTTCCGGATCAAAGCCTTTGTAGCCTGTAATAGTTACCAGGTTATTGCTGCTCAGGAAAAACCTTACCTTTTTAATATCAGCTGATTTCAGCCATGATGCCGGTAAATTGTAACCTAACTGCAAAGTTTTGATACGGAAGTAAGCACCGCTCTGCAGGTAGAAATTTGACGGATTTTTAAAGTTATTATTCGGATCTGCATCACTTAAACGAGGGTAGTTACTACCACTGTTATCAGGTGTCCATGCGTTAAGTGCAGCAATAGGATAGTTTGCAGATGGGATATCTAACCTGCGGTAAGCCTGGTAAATTTTGTTGCCCCAAACACCTTGTCCAAATAATTTGATATCAAAGTTTTTGTAGTTAGCATTAAAGTTAATACCGTAAGTAAATGTAGGCAGCGGATTGCCCAGGAACTGGCGATCGGCCTGGGTGATTTTGCCATCACCATCAGTGTCCTGCCATTTAAAATCGCCTGGTTTAGCGTTTGGCTGTATCAGCTGACCATTTTTGGTATAAGCATTGATCTCGGCCTGTGAATGGAACACGCCCAACTCTTTGAAACCGTAAAACTCGCCGATAGGTTGTCCCGGAGTGATTCGTCCAATTTCGTAAGTAGTGCTTTGCACTGTACCTTGTACAAAATGATCAATCTGGTTGCCTAAGCTTACAACTGTATTTTTGTTATATGAAATGTTACCACCAACGCTGTAGTTAAACTCGCCTATTTTGTTAGCATAGTTAAGACTTAACTCCACACCTTTGTTTTCCATGTCACCAACGTTATCAGATGGCTGACCGGCAAAACCCGCGTATGAAGGCAACTGCACATCTTGTAACATACCTTTTGTAAGCTTTTTGTACACGTCAAACGTTACGCTCAGGTTATTGAACAATGTCGCGTCGAAACCGATATCTGTAGTGTGGGTTTCTTCCCATTTCAGGTTCGGGTTAGGTGGCTGGTTAGGGCTGTAACCAATACCCACAGCATCGCCGAAAATAGCATTACGACCGCTACCGATGGTTGCAGCATATCTGAACGGACCAAGTGCCCTTTCATTACCTACAGAACCGTATGAAGCACGTAATTTGAAGAAATCAACAAAGGTGTTTTTAGGGAACCAATCTTCACGGCTTACTACGTAACCAACCTGACCAGCAGGGAATGTACCATAAAGGTGGTTAGCACCAAAACGAGATGAACCGTCACGACGGATAATGCCAGAGAACAGATACTTCTGATCGTAATCATAAGTAACCCTGCCAAAGTATGAAGCAAGGGTATGTGGCTGCACATCATCTAAACCAAGCGCGCTTGCCGCAATCCTGTTAGCTGCAGGCAGAGCATAAAGTATCGACGCGTCGGCAAGTGAAGTTGCAGGTTCGCCCAAGAATGAGCCTTGCAAGCCTGAAGCAGTAGTTTTTTGAGCGCTTGTACCAACCAAAGCTGTCAGGTTGTTTTTACCGAAAGAACGGGTATAGGTAATAGTATTATCTACGTTCCATGATAAGTTCCTGTTGTAGGCCTGGGTTTGGTTGGTTGTAGTATTTGATGTACTTGAGTTAAGATAGTACAAAGGCGTAAAACCGTCAGAGCCGTAGTAAGCTTGTTTTGCACTAATCTGCGACCTTAATTTTAAGCCCTGAATTGGTTCAACTTCAACAAAAGCGCTACCTAATAAGTTGGTAGCATCGCTGTAGTTACCCAAAACAGTTTGAGCATAAGCCAATGGGTTGGTGATTTCCTGACCTACATAACCAGATATACCGTAAGGTAAACCTTGTCCGTTACGGATGATGTTTGCTTTCTGATAATCACCCACATTTGGCTGACCATTAATATCGCTAACAGTAACCGGAGTAATAGGGTCAAGGTTTAACGATGAACTTAACGGACCGCCAAATACGCTGTTGGTATTACCGAAAGCTTTGTTTTTGGTGTATGAGTAAGTAAAGTTTTCGCCAATGGTTAACCATTTTTTAGGCTTGTATGAAGTGTTAACTGTAAAGTTAAACTTTTTGTAACCTGAAATATCCGGCATTACCACACCTTGCTGATCAAGGTAACCGAATGAAGTATAATAGTTAGCTTTATCGGATGCACCACTGATGTTCAGGTTATGATTTTGGATAAGCGCATTGTTATCAAAAATCTGATCCTGCCAGTTGGTGCCAGTACCGTATGACGCAGGGTTAGCGAAAATTGCTGTTCCGCCATCGTTTATTTTGGACTGATTTCTTAAAGCGGCATATTGAGAAGCATTAGCCAATTTAACTTTGCTTACCGGCGACTGGATACCTACATAGCCATTGTAAGAGATCTGCGCATCACCTTTTTTACCTTTTTTGGTGGTTACAATAATTACACCGTTTGACGAACGAGAACCGTAAATAGCAGCAGAAGCATCTTTCAATACCTCAATTGATTCAACATCATTAGGGTTAACGTTATCTAAACCGCCGTTATCAACCACAATACCGTCAATAACATAAAGCGGGTCGCTGTTTAACCTTGAAGTAACCCCCCTCACCCTGATTTGAGGCGAAGAACCTGGCGAACCAGAGCTTTGTACAACGCTAACACCAGTTACACGACCGCGAAGCGCGTCGTCAACACGGGTAACCTGCTGGTCCTGCAGATCGCTGGCTTTAACGCTGCTGATAGCACCGGTAACCGTTACCTTTTTCTGGGTACCATAACCTACAACTACAACTTCGTTAATGGCTTTCACATCTTCGGCCAATACAACATTGATAACAGTTTGGTTACCAACTACAATTTCCTGTTTGGCGTAGCCGATAAACTGCACCACGATAACAGATTGCGGACCAGCAACCGATAATTTAAAGCCACCATCGGCACCGGCTGTGATACCATTTGTAGTACCTTTTTCGGTAATGGTAGCTCCCGGAACAGGCTGACCTGTGTTATCGGTGATTTTACCTGTAATGGTAACGTTAGCGGCAGCCTGCTCGGTGATTACCACACCTGGCTCAGCGGCGTTAACAGTTGGCGCGGTAGCAGCCTTTTTTTCAAGCACTACCCTATCGTTCATTACATCGTAATTGATGCCATTGTTTTTAAACACCTGGTCAAGTACGGTTTTTAATGTTTGGTTATTGATATCTAATGAAAAGTGCTTATCAGCATCCAGTGAGCTGGCGCTGTAAATAAACTTTACATCATTGTTTTTTTGAAGGTACTGTAAAGCCTCAAGCATAGTTGTGTTGCTGAGCGTAACATTTACCTTTTTGTTAAGTATACCCTGAGCTTTAATTGGGCTTGCGTAAGTCATGCTGCTTACCATTATTGCTATCAGGACCTGGCTAAAAGTGATCTTCATGATTTTACCCCATGGGATGGGCCTTCGTAAACGAAAATTCATATATTTGTTATGTTTCTTTGTTAAAAATGAGACAATTAATAGCCCGCACACCTCCTTGAGGTGTTCTTAGCGGAACGGGCTTTTGATCCTTAAAACTTAGGGGTGCTCGCAACACTTCTAAGTTTTTTTATGCAGATCATTTCGGGTGTGTTTTGCTTTCTTCTTTAGGTTTGTAGTTTTTTGTGCATCTTATAATTTTGAGCGTTTAATAGGATTGGTTATTTAAGTTCAATATGGTTGTTTACAATAGCGTAGTCAACGTTGAGCGATTTCTTTAGCGCGTCAAGCACATCAGGTAGGTTAAACCCTTCAAAATCGGCATTCAGGATATAATGGTTAAGCTTTTCGCTGGCAACCTTGATGTTCACATTAAAGCTTGAGTCAAGCACCGGGATGATATCCCTCAACGGTTTATTATCAAACACCAGGCGGGTACGCTGGTATTGCTTTACCGTTGATTTTTCTTCAACAGCCTGCGCAGTCAGAGTATGCTTATCGTTCAGATAAACCGCCTTTTGGTGCGGATAGATCATCACCTCATTCTTGGTCAGCCTGGTTGTAATAGCACTCCCCTTAGCGCTTACCGAAACTTTACCGGTCAATACAGATACATCGGCTACATTACTCTGCTCGTTATCACGTACCAGGAAACTGGTACCCCAAACTTTGGTAACTATCGACCGGCTGCTGATAATAAAAGGACGCTGAGGATT includes:
- a CDS encoding TonB-dependent receptor, producing the protein MNFRLRRPIPWGKIMKITFSQVLIAIMVSSMTYASPIKAQGILNKKVNVTLSNTTMLEALQYLQKNNDVKFIYSASSLDADKHFSLDINNQTLKTVLDQVFKNNGINYDVMNDRVVLEKKAATAPTVNAAEPGVVITEQAAANVTITGKITDNTGQPVPGATITEKGTTNGITAGADGGFKLSVAGPQSVIVVQFIGYAKQEIVVGNQTVINVVLAEDVKAINEVVVVGYGTQKKVTVTGAISSVKASDLQDQQVTRVDDALRGRVTGVSVVQSSGSPGSSPQIRVRGVTSRLNSDPLYVIDGIVVDNGGLDNVNPNDVESIEVLKDASAAIYGSRSSNGVIIVTTKKGKKGDAQISYNGYVGIQSPVSKVKLANASQYAALRNQSKINDGGTAIFANPASYGTGTNWQDQIFDNNALIQNHNLNISGASDKANYYTSFGYLDQQGVVMPDISGYKKFNFTVNTSYKPKKWLTIGENFTYSYTKNKAFGNTNSVFGGPLSSSLNLDPITPVTVSDINGQPNVGDYQKANIIRNGQGLPYGISGYVGQEITNPLAYAQTVLGNYSDATNLLGSAFVEVEPIQGLKLRSQISAKQAYYGSDGFTPLYYLNSSTSNTTTNQTQAYNRNLSWNVDNTITYTRSFGKNNLTALVGTSAQKTTASGLQGSFLGEPATSLADASILYALPAANRIAASALGLDDVQPHTLASYFGRVTYDYDQKYLFSGIIRRDGSSRFGANHLYGTFPAGQVGYVVSREDWFPKNTFVDFFKLRASYGSVGNERALGPFRYAATIGSGRNAIFGDAVGIGYSPNQPPNPNLKWEETHTTDIGFDATLFNNLSVTFDVYKKLTKGMLQDVQLPSYAGFAGQPSDNVGDMENKGVELSLNYANKIGEFNYSVGGNISYNKNTVVSLGNQIDHFVQGTVQSTTYEIGRITPGQPIGEFYGFKELGVFHSQAEINAYTKNGQLIQPNAKPGDFKWQDTDGDGKITQADRQFLGNPLPTFTYGINFNANYKNFDIKLFGQGVWGNKIYQAYRRLDIPSANYPIAALNAWTPDNSGSNYPRLSDADPNNNFKNPSNFYLQSGAYFRIKTLQLGYNLPASWLKSADIKKVRFFLSSNNLVTITGYKGFDPEISGGIDMGLYPQARTFMAGLDITL